One Zingiber officinale cultivar Zhangliang chromosome 10B, Zo_v1.1, whole genome shotgun sequence genomic window, CCCCAAAAGCGAGACCCATGATCACCACACCAACGCACCAGCCATGGGGGTTCTCCTCCGTGTCCTAGAACCACGGCCACGATAAACTGGAATTGGAGCCGCCAACGGCAGCCTCCTCGGCGGGGAGGACGTAGGTCCTGCAGAGTGGGCACGTTGCGTGCTGGTAGTCGAGCCACGTTTCCAGGCAGGCTTTGTGGAAGAAGTGGCCGCAAGGAAGCGTGTTCACCATCGAGTCAGGTTCGAAGCAGGCGAGACAGACCCGGCAGTCGGATGCCCTCTCCGCTGCCCGCCTCCGACCCAGGGCCAAGCCGAATCGAATCGGCCTGCAGCGGCTGCGGAACCGATCGGTCAGGCTGTGCGGCTCGCGATCCTCGCCGGCGGCGTGCTCCGATAGCGGCGGTGACGGCCCACGGAGGCGGAGGAGGGAGCGGAGGAGGGAGCGGAGGATGGAGATAGTGAGCGCGGTGTTGACGAGCACGAGAGTGAGCACGCTCTCCGATGGGGTCGGCAGGCTGGAGAGCCCCATGGCCGTCGGACTGGGAGATTGGACGGTCGTGATTCCACCCTTGGAGATTTCAGATCAAAGCTTTGGATGCGCCGGGAGTCGATGACCGGAGACAACTATAAAATGGGGGAAAAAACCCGTCTTAATCAGATACTTCAAAGGAACTGAGATTTTTAGCTCCAAGATTGGATCATACTGACAAAAGTTacagatcgatcgatcgatcgcaaAAATTGCAGCAAGATCGGAACGAATGGTATCAATTTCTAAGAAACTAGTGAAGAACTATTCCGAAGCGATCAAGAGAACCGAAAAACGGAATTCAACTTCAAAATTTTCACAGAAAAGAAACCCAGATTAATTTTTCAGAAACAAAAAAGATGAACAACGATCGAGCTTCTCGAAGCCAAGCATTGAATCGACGACGCCAGATTGGGGGGGAAATCATCGAATCATCAACATCAACAAAGAACAGATCTGAAGCACTCACTCTCGGCGATTTGCTTCTCTGTTCTCCTCCTGTTCGGAAGACTCCAACTCGAGGCAAAGTTAGGGCAAGCCAACAGAGAACGGTATTTAGAGAAGGTTAAAGGACGGTACGCTTACCGCTCTCCCTTTTTCTTGTCAGTTGCCGAGCATTCGGACCTCGCGAACTTTTCGTATTCTTAAACTCACCTCGGATCAGCCCAACTTTTACACTCTCGTCCAAATGCTGTTAactgcataattaaactaattaatcatATTTTTAAGCATAGTAGCTTCTAGATTTCCCTCGGGCGACACGTGTCGCGCTGGAAGAGTCACAGGACCTGTCTCCCATCAGCCGGCTGTGGCAGATGGAGCCCGCTGCAACTGCATGCGTTCTACGCGTGGCTTCATGCAGTGA contains:
- the LOC122029644 gene encoding probable E3 ubiquitin-protein ligase XERICO; translated protein: MGLSSLPTPSESVLTLVLVNTALTISILRSLLRSLLRLRGPSPPLSEHAAGEDREPHSLTDRFRSRCRPIRFGLALGRRRAAERASDCRVCLACFEPDSMVNTLPCGHFFHKACLETWLDYQHATCPLCRTYVLPAEEAAVGGSNSSLSWPWF